CACCGCGTTCGTAGAGCTCTTTGTGGTCTTGCGATCCAGGAAGGGGGGTGAGGATAAAGAATTCCAGTAAATCGACCGGGAGTTCCCGCTGGATGATGCGAATGTCCCTCAGAATGCTCTCGGCCGTGTCAGTGGGAAAACCCAGGATGTATCCGGCAAACGTGAGCGCACCGATGCTGTGCCATGCATGCAGCATGTCCCGATATTTGGTAATGTCGTTTTGGTGTTTTCTCGATCCCTCTAGGGACTCCGGATTAATGCTCTCGAGACCGATGAACACCCTGTCGACACCCGCGCGTCCCGCCTTCTCGATGAAACACGGGATCTGGTGACAGAGGGTGTCGACCTGGATGGTGATCTTGAAGTCGATGCCATCTTCCTCTTGTAGCTCGCCCAACCGGTCGAACAGATCTTCCCAAACTTTGTTTCTGGCGAAGTTATCATCGGTTATGAAGAACTTATTAATGCCTTGGGCGACGTTGGTCCTGATGATCTCCTCGATGTCACGCGGAGTGCGATAGCGGGATTTGCGTCCCTGGACGTTGATGATGGTGCAGAAGCTACACAGAAAGGGACAGCCGCGGCCTGCGTCGAAACTGGTTCGTGTCCCCGACATCCGGTGAATGAGGCGGGCTGGGAGGTACGGCACGGGCCGCCCGTCGAGGCTCGGCAGATCCTCTATGAAGTTATAGAGTGGCTTCAATCGTTTGCCGTACGCATCCTGGAGTAAGTTCTCCAGCCGCCCCTCGAGTTCACCGGCATAAAGTGAAATGCCGTGATCCATTGCCTCCTGTAGATCCCGCGGGACATCACGCAACATGGCGAGGCAGCCACTCACGTGAAAACCGCCGATGCACACCTGGACGCCCTGATCGAGAAATTGAAGCGCGAGGTCCACGGCTCTGGGAAATTGATTGGTTTGTACGCCGACCAGCGCGACCAGACCATACCTGCCCGATTTCTGCACCAATCGGGCCAGACGTCTTACCCTGATACGGGTATTGGTCTCGTCGTGCGCCGTGAGCGTGATCTGAACATCGTCACCAAGGACTTTCCGCTCGGCGCAATCCAGGGCGAGGCCGTAGATCGCTGCCATGGTGTTTGACGGGATGGAAGAACGAATCCATTGGATCACGTAGCCATTATCATCGTAATGTGATGGCTTGATAATAATGAGATGAAACTGCTTTGGGGTCCTGCCTTTCACCGACGTTCCCTCCCCCTTTCCTTTTGCCGCCTATGGCACAAGCTGCAGCTCACCGCGTCTTCCACCCGTCCCACGCCCAGGATCGACACGATAAACGCACCTGTTAACGCCTTGAGTGATGGCTCGTCCGTTCGGGCTTGCCCATAGGGTGCGGTCGAGAACAATCTCTGTACGCTATTAGAAAAGCCTTGGAATGTCAATCAATGCTAGCCCTGTTTTCCCCATCGTCGAAACTACCATGGTTTGCATAGGCAAATCCCCTATGCCGTAAACCTTCCCCTCGGGAAGAGACCTCGTTTGACGTACGGCAAAACGTTCGGAAAAGGGGGGGATCACAGGAGGAGAGACCTTCTATGACATCGGTGGCTAGCCTTCCGATCTACTGATTGCTAATCAGATCCACCCCGCCGGCAACAGGGAAAATCAGGTGGTTCCAAGGCACTGCTACCACGGTACTACCGGCAGGAATTCCGGGGCTGTCCCAAAACCCTGGCCGACCTGTGAGTGCCCTGGACAAACGGTTCTGAGGTGGTCCGCCTCAAGACGCCTACTTGCCGGAAAGGATCAGATGGGGGGGAGGGCAAGGACATCGAGCACTGCCTGGTGGATTCGCGAGTTGGAGGCGACGATTTCGTCACGCTTGACCAAAGATGAGTCAAGAGCAGATTTGACCCCATGTTTTGGCACGGGCACGGAACTCGGTCGAACATAATAAGAAGAGGAGGCGCTGGCAATCACCGTTTCGTCCAATGATCCTGCAGACAATAACTCAGCACTTCCTGTTCCGAATAAGACGTCTTGGCAGTAATGGGCTGGCTTATTTCGTCTACCTATTCCGTTGACTGCAAATCGGTCACTTTCTTTTTAAGTTCCATGATCGCAGCGCGCATGTCGCTCAAGCGGCGGATCACGGCTTGGTTCTTCATATGCTCCCTAAGCGGTTGAATAGGCGCCCCGCCATACAACCCTGGCTTCTTAACGTCGTTCGTGACACCCGCGCGGTGCAAAAGCACCGTGTCGTCGGTGACATCAACATGATCAAGGATGCCGGTCTGACCGCTAGTAATTACTCGGTTGCCCAATCGGGTCGAGCCGGCAATACAGGTCATAGCCATGAGAATACAGTCTTCCCCGGTCTCAACATTATGCGCGATGTGGCAAAGATTATCCATAATTGTTCCCGCCCCGATTCGCGTATCGTGGAAGGTCCCGCGATCGATGCAACAGTTGGCTCCGATCACCACACGGTCCTCGATGACCACCTTCCCCATCTGTGGAATCCGGTGGTGTTTTCTCTTCTCGTCTTGTGCAAACCCAAAGCCTTCAGAGCCAATGATCGTGCCCGACCGAATAATGACGTTTTGTCCGACGCGGCAACCGAATCCAACCACGACCGAAGGATGGAGAATTGCATGGTCCCCAATGACAGCATCTTCTTCAACGACCACGTTTGACATCAGAACACAGTGATCGCCGAGCCGCACACGAGGTCCAACCACCGCGCGTGGTCCAATGACAACATCCCTGGGAACCTCGACACTCTCATGAATCACCGCCGAAGGATGGATACTGGGCTCATCCGCTTGACGAAGTTCACGATCGAAGTACTTTTGACAGATTAAGGCTCTTGCAAGCTTGACATTGGGGCTCGTCAGAATGGTGATCTGCTGGGTACCCCCAATTTCTTTGACAAGCTTCGGGGAGGTCACCACTGCTGAGGCACCCCTTTCGACGACAAGTTTTGCATAGATTTCTTCTTCAGCAAAAACAAGGTCCCCTGGTCCACAATCATCTGCAGCAGCTACGCTTTTAACCTGGACGTCCTTACCTTCCATCTGAGTTAGGATCCCGTCCTTATTAAATTCTTCAAAAATCTTAGAGACGTTCAACTGCTTCATTCAGCATTCCTCCCAATCGGTACATTCATATTTCCCGGAGTGAATTGCGATCAAAAACAGCAGGAAAAAATATAGCCACTATCCGACGGAGGAAGTGATCGGGGTCAGGCGTGCGAATTGCGATTTGCTCTGGGAACAAGAACTGTAAACCCAATAAAGCCTTCCCATTGGCCACGGAATCTGAAGATCGACCAACGTGTCAAGCTTCACGGGGCATGGGCCACGGGGACTTCTTCCGTACGTTCTGGGGGGATCTTGCCCGTGGCAATTGCCTCTACCCGTTTAAGGGTATCTGCCGAGTAGTAGCGATTCCCACACTTGTCACAAACCCCAATCACCACATCCTCCAGGATCACAAAGCCCTCTTTGTGCTTGAAGGCTTCACGCTCCACGACCTTCTCTCGAACGGTCCCATCGCAATACTCGCAACGATATTCAAATTTGCTCGTCATGTCTCAGGCTCCGTTACCTCGTACACGGTAATGATGAGATAGCGGCCACTCTCAGTGAATCGGCCCACGGTCCCCACAGGCGTGGTTCCATCTGCTCCTGTCCCGTGAACAGTATACCGTGTCCCGCGTGATTCGTCTTTCTCTCTCTTGATTAGTCTGCCGTTGAGGATCGCGGTCTCCTCATCCGTGAGATCCAGGGTGTCCTCTGCCATCTCCTCAACTGCGTGGACTGTCATGTCATATGCCGAATCAAGAATTGCCCGCCTGATCCGTTCGGGGATACGCGGCGGCACCTAGTTTTTCCCCTTTGTCGAATGGACAAGTGGTCGGCGTCCAGCGTCCGATTTGCTATATGCCACCGCCAGCGACGTCCTAATAACCTAGGAGGTTCGCCATGTCCATCTGGGATTCTCGATGGCTGGTATCGTATAGGACGGATCAGGAAACTTCAAGGAAAACAAAGAGTTGACTTGGCCCGCTCAGTGGAAGTTGGCGGTTGGAGGGGTGTTCCTGAAGTCGGGGTTGTGGTCACGTCTTGCAATCCGACAGCCTCCCTCGGCTTTACCGCAGGTCATGCGCGATACCTACCCGACGAGGCAAAAAGAAATGACGGAAATGCGTAATTGGGACGGCGACTGTGGCTGATTTGGTGGTGCGTCCAAGAGGATTCGAACCTCTGACCTGCTAATTGGTAATCAGATTCACCCCACCGGCCCCAGGAAAATCAGGTGGTTCCAAGGCACTGCTACCACGGTACTACCGGCAGGAACTCCGGGGCTGTCTCAAAACCCTGGCCGACCTGTGGGTGCCCTAGACAAACGGTTCTGAGGTGGTCCGCCAGAGGGTGTCTATTTGCCGGAGAGGTTCAGGCGGGAGGGAGGGCGAGGACATCGAGCATTGCCTGGTGGATTCGCGAGTTGGAGGCGACGATTT
The genomic region above belongs to Candidatus Methylomirabilota bacterium and contains:
- a CDS encoding DUF4258 domain-containing protein codes for the protein MPPRIPERIRRAILDSAYDMTVHAVEEMAEDTLDLTDEETAILNGRLIKREKDESRGTRYTVHGTGADGTTPVGTVGRFTESGRYLIITVYEVTEPET
- a CDS encoding radical SAM protein; this translates as MKGRTPKQFHLIIIKPSHYDDNGYVIQWIRSSIPSNTMAAIYGLALDCAERKVLGDDVQITLTAHDETNTRIRVRRLARLVQKSGRYGLVALVGVQTNQFPRAVDLALQFLDQGVQVCIGGFHVSGCLAMLRDVPRDLQEAMDHGISLYAGELEGRLENLLQDAYGKRLKPLYNFIEDLPSLDGRPVPYLPARLIHRMSGTRTSFDAGRGCPFLCSFCTIINVQGRKSRYRTPRDIEEIIRTNVAQGINKFFITDDNFARNKVWEDLFDRLGELQEEDGIDFKITIQVDTLCHQIPCFIEKAGRAGVDRVFIGLESINPESLEGSRKHQNDITKYRDMLHAWHSIGALTFAGYILGFPTDTAESILRDIRIIQRELPVDLLEFFILTPLPGSQDHKELYERGVPLDLDMNNYDTIHVTAPHARMSKQEWLDVYEKAWDTYYTPDHVEAVVRRAREWGVSANKIKWMMLSFHAAAKIERVHPLDAGLFRRKYRRDRRRGLPLENPLIFYGGYLWEIADKLIRFLGMYRDYQRAFRRAMKGTSRPAATDVAMQPVQAKELDELELFTVTDAARSVAHKTKQKAERRKAAAAR
- the lpxD gene encoding UDP-3-O-(3-hydroxymyristoyl)glucosamine N-acyltransferase, with translation MKQLNVSKIFEEFNKDGILTQMEGKDVQVKSVAAADDCGPGDLVFAEEEIYAKLVVERGASAVVTSPKLVKEIGGTQQITILTSPNVKLARALICQKYFDRELRQADEPSIHPSAVIHESVEVPRDVVIGPRAVVGPRVRLGDHCVLMSNVVVEEDAVIGDHAILHPSVVVGFGCRVGQNVIIRSGTIIGSEGFGFAQDEKRKHHRIPQMGKVVIEDRVVIGANCCIDRGTFHDTRIGAGTIMDNLCHIAHNVETGEDCILMAMTCIAGSTRLGNRVITSGQTGILDHVDVTDDTVLLHRAGVTNDVKKPGLYGGAPIQPLREHMKNQAVIRRLSDMRAAIMELKKKVTDLQSTE
- a CDS encoding YgiT-type zinc finger protein: MTSKFEYRCEYCDGTVREKVVEREAFKHKEGFVILEDVVIGVCDKCGNRYYSADTLKRVEAIATGKIPPERTEEVPVAHAP